A genomic stretch from Blastocatellia bacterium includes:
- a CDS encoding VTT domain-containing protein yields MYRRHPIIKGHISARRQRIKLLARLALLACAYALFLLYSTAAMAAADVARDVQASLPFGPTINQQGMSSAVLILLLAASTLISEDLTCIGAGLLVAQGRIDFLAGAFACFFGIFVGDLLLFVAGRWLGRPVLQRAPLKWFIRAEEVERSSAWFSSRGLMVIFASRFVPGARLPTYFAAGLLDTSFWWFALYFSLAGVVWAPLLVGLSKVLGGEVIRSALVQGQGAFIRVLAAALIVFIAAKLVVSLSSYKGRRLLLGRWHRLRRWEFWPAWVFYVPVIVYVAFLALKHRSLTLFTAANPGIIAGGFVGESKIDILRQLSASADFVACATLIEATLDAEERIARGRSFMAGQGLSFPVVLKPDAGQRGSGVAVVRTEAELAAYLKGSTVATIIQEYVPGVEFGVFYYRYPNEAKGRIFSITEKRFPVVTGDGLCTLERLILQDPRAVCMARFYLDKQRERLADRPAAGEAVQLVELGTHCRGAIFLDGGWAKTAELERAVDEISRGFEGFYFGRFDVRAPSVEQFMQGHGFKVIELNGVTSEATHIYDPRNSLFAAYRVLFEQWRLAFEIGGENRRRGVQPTTLRALIGLLAEYKESARHHLT; encoded by the coding sequence ATGTACCGCCGCCATCCCATAATCAAAGGCCACATCAGCGCGCGAAGGCAGCGAATTAAGTTGCTGGCGCGGCTCGCGCTTCTGGCGTGCGCGTACGCTCTCTTCTTGCTGTACAGCACGGCTGCGATGGCTGCCGCTGATGTCGCGCGCGATGTGCAGGCGAGCTTGCCTTTTGGGCCGACGATCAATCAGCAGGGAATGTCGAGCGCGGTCTTAATCCTTCTACTGGCGGCTTCGACGCTGATCAGCGAAGACCTGACGTGCATCGGCGCGGGTCTTCTGGTGGCGCAGGGGCGGATCGATTTTCTGGCCGGCGCCTTTGCCTGCTTTTTCGGCATCTTCGTCGGCGACCTCCTGCTGTTTGTCGCTGGCCGCTGGCTGGGCCGGCCCGTGTTGCAGCGCGCGCCGCTGAAATGGTTCATTCGCGCCGAGGAGGTCGAGCGCAGCTCTGCCTGGTTTTCGAGTCGCGGGCTGATGGTGATCTTCGCCAGCCGCTTCGTGCCGGGCGCGCGGCTGCCGACTTATTTTGCCGCCGGCCTGCTCGACACCAGCTTCTGGTGGTTCGCCTTGTATTTTTCGCTCGCCGGCGTGGTCTGGGCACCGTTGCTGGTCGGCCTGTCAAAGGTGCTGGGCGGCGAAGTGATCCGGTCTGCGCTAGTGCAGGGGCAGGGGGCCTTTATTAGAGTGCTGGCAGCGGCGTTGATCGTTTTCATCGCCGCCAAGCTCGTCGTCAGTTTGTCGAGCTACAAGGGGCGGCGCTTGTTGCTTGGCCGGTGGCACCGCCTGCGGCGCTGGGAGTTCTGGCCCGCCTGGGTTTTCTATGTTCCGGTGATCGTCTACGTCGCCTTTCTGGCGTTGAAGCACCGCAGCCTGACGCTCTTTACCGCCGCCAATCCGGGGATCATTGCCGGCGGCTTCGTCGGCGAGTCGAAGATTGACATTCTCAGGCAGCTTTCCGCCTCGGCGGACTTTGTGGCTTGCGCCACATTGATCGAGGCGACGCTTGATGCCGAAGAGCGCATCGCGCGGGGCCGGTCTTTCATGGCCGGGCAAGGGTTGAGCTTTCCCGTCGTGCTGAAGCCCGACGCCGGCCAGCGCGGTTCAGGCGTGGCGGTGGTCAGGACAGAAGCGGAGCTTGCGGCCTATCTCAAGGGCTCAACGGTGGCGACGATCATTCAAGAGTACGTGCCGGGCGTGGAGTTCGGCGTTTTCTATTATCGCTACCCGAATGAAGCGAAAGGGCGCATCTTCTCGATCACTGAAAAACGCTTCCCGGTGGTCACCGGCGATGGCCTCTGCACGCTCGAACGCCTCATCCTGCAAGACCCGCGCGCCGTCTGCATGGCGCGATTCTATCTCGATAAACAGCGCGAGCGTCTGGCCGATAGGCCCGCTGCCGGCGAAGCTGTGCAACTGGTCGAGCTGGGGACGCACTGCCGGGGCGCGATTTTTCTGGACGGCGGCTGGGCGAAGACCGCCGAGCTAGAGCGCGCCGTGGACGAGATCAGTCGTGGCTTCGAGGGATTTTACTTTGGGCGCTTCGACGTGCGCGCGCCATCTGTGGAGCAGTTTATGCAGGGGCATGGCTTCAAAGTCATCGAGCTGAACGGCGTGACCTCGGAAGCGACTCACATCTACGACCCGCGCAACAGTCTCTTTGCCGCATACCGTGTGCTGTTCGAGCAGTGGCGGCTGGCGTTCGAGATCGGCGGCGAAAATCGCCGGCGCGGCGTTCAGCCGACTACGTTGCGCGCGCTGATCGGATTGCTCGCCGAATATAAAGAGAGCGCCCGGCACCATCTGACTTGA
- a CDS encoding lysophospholipid acyltransferase family protein, with the protein MSRLRAAIRGLSLGLVTGGLFAALMVGMALLFAFRRLRLRWRGLIFRRWSKAAAWLLNVKIKTDGVPPRPPFFLVANHLSYTDIFVIASQADCRFVARHDLAAVPMVGWLCRGVGTIFIDRSKRRDIVRVGGQVERALAEGSGVVIFPEGTSTAGATILPFKPGLLELASRASFGVSYAALSYRVPAGDVPAHLSVCWWGKRTFPGHLWGLLQLREVHATLRFGREPIRATDRKALARQLHAAVQREFIPVVNGEQECTAAIP; encoded by the coding sequence ATGAGTCGTCTGCGCGCGGCAATACGAGGCTTGAGCTTGGGCTTGGTGACCGGTGGGCTATTCGCTGCTCTGATGGTCGGCATGGCGCTATTGTTCGCCTTCCGCAGGTTGCGGCTCAGGTGGCGCGGCTTGATTTTTCGTCGGTGGTCGAAGGCCGCGGCATGGCTGCTCAACGTAAAGATTAAGACCGATGGCGTGCCGCCGCGCCCGCCATTCTTTCTGGTCGCCAATCACCTGAGCTACACAGACATCTTTGTCATCGCTTCGCAGGCGGATTGCCGCTTCGTCGCCCGCCATGACCTTGCCGCGGTGCCGATGGTCGGCTGGCTGTGTCGCGGCGTCGGGACGATCTTCATCGATAGAAGCAAGCGCCGCGACATTGTCCGCGTCGGCGGTCAGGTTGAGAGGGCGCTGGCCGAAGGCAGCGGCGTCGTGATCTTTCCCGAAGGCACCAGTACGGCAGGCGCGACCATCCTGCCTTTTAAGCCCGGCTTGCTGGAATTGGCTTCCAGGGCCAGTTTCGGGGTCTCTTATGCGGCGCTCAGTTACCGCGTGCCGGCGGGCGACGTGCCGGCGCACCTGTCGGTGTGCTGGTGGGGGAAGCGGACTTTTCCCGGCCACCTCTGGGGACTCTTGCAACTGCGCGAAGTCCACGCGACGCTCCGCTTTGGTCGAGAGCCGATCCGCGCCACCGACCGCAAGGCCCTGGCCCGCCAACTGCACGCCGCCGTCCAGCGGGAGTTCATTCCGGTCGTCAACGGAGAGCAAGAATGTACCGCCGCCATCCCATAA
- a CDS encoding GNAT family N-acyltransferase, whose translation MRTVINGSDVVEVLAEGPAAVKAERLSAEPASIPAIEIVEGRYVVRFARTREEIDAALRLRFEIFNLEMGEGLAASFATGRDVDEFDESCHHLIVIDNEKRQVVGTYRCQAAEMAAARGFYSAGEFDLSGLTAEVLADAVELGRACVARSHRNTQVLFLLWRGLAAYVAASRKRYLFGCCSLTSQDEREGQRVFKTVQADGCLHPRLRVLPRAGFECAANEAGGDPAAEVHIPKLFRIYLRFGARVCGPPAIDRLFKTIDFLVLFDMEEMGEPWRHLFFRA comes from the coding sequence ATGCGAACAGTGATCAACGGATCAGACGTGGTCGAGGTGTTGGCGGAAGGCCCTGCCGCCGTGAAGGCCGAGCGCCTCTCGGCCGAGCCCGCCAGCATCCCGGCTATTGAGATTGTCGAGGGCCGTTACGTCGTGCGCTTTGCGCGCACCCGCGAGGAGATTGACGCGGCGTTGCGGCTGCGGTTCGAGATCTTCAACCTTGAGATGGGCGAGGGGCTTGCCGCCTCGTTCGCGACGGGCCGCGACGTGGACGAGTTCGACGAGTCCTGTCATCACCTCATCGTCATCGATAATGAGAAGCGCCAGGTCGTCGGCACCTATCGTTGTCAGGCCGCCGAGATGGCCGCCGCCAGAGGGTTCTACTCGGCGGGCGAATTCGATCTATCGGGGCTGACGGCAGAGGTGCTGGCGGACGCCGTCGAGCTGGGCCGCGCCTGCGTCGCCCGCTCGCACCGCAACACGCAGGTGCTATTCCTGTTGTGGAGGGGGCTGGCCGCTTACGTCGCCGCCAGCCGCAAGCGTTACCTGTTCGGCTGTTGCTCGCTGACCAGCCAGGACGAGCGCGAGGGCCAGCGCGTTTTCAAAACCGTTCAAGCTGATGGCTGCCTGCATCCGCGGTTGCGCGTGCTGCCGCGCGCCGGGTTTGAGTGCGCGGCGAATGAGGCAGGCGGCGACCCGGCAGCCGAAGTTCATATTCCGAAGCTGTTCAGAATCTATCTCCGGTTTGGCGCGCGGGTCTGTGGCCCGCCGGCGATTGATCGCCTGTTTAAGACGATAGACTTCCTGGTGCTGTTCGACATGGAAGAGATGGGCGAGCCGTGGCGCCATCTCTTTTTCAGAGCATGA
- a CDS encoding adenylate/guanylate cyclase domain-containing protein: MFQRRQGPLDRLFSAVAGDPRFYSLEHRLFNTISLLNGITNIGGALFIVDRRNYTFLLLLTLGTGLLFLVFYYVSRFRHHYRALYWPFVLLIAAFLFLNALRNAGSMGGAHYYFIPALVIAVVLSRRRLTTGLAMLLFTLATAALLLIERRYPEWVAAPASPNERLVDILVSLLFVQVFTGVLVMLLAKNLNQERKKTDTLLLNILPESVARELQQNDRVQPLDYDCASVLFTDFVGFTQIAESLTPHELIEELDTCFRQFDEIASRHRLEKIKTIGDAYMAVGGIPQANHTHAVDCVLAALEITRFMAKLRETRMAADGDYWQLRLGIHSGRLVAGVIGQQKFAYDVWGDTVNTASRLESSGVAGRVNISKATYERVKEFFDCEYRGAVAAKHKGEIEMYFVNRIRPELSRDEAGQTPGEKFYALYERMKSGEAPAKREPSRAE; the protein is encoded by the coding sequence ATGTTTCAACGCAGGCAGGGACCCCTCGACCGGCTCTTCTCGGCGGTCGCCGGCGACCCGCGCTTCTACTCACTGGAACACCGCCTGTTCAACACCATCAGCCTGCTCAATGGCATCACCAACATCGGCGGCGCGCTCTTTATCGTGGATCGTCGCAACTACACTTTCTTGTTGTTGCTGACGCTCGGAACCGGCCTGCTGTTCCTGGTCTTCTACTACGTCTCCAGATTTCGTCATCATTATCGCGCGCTCTACTGGCCCTTTGTGTTGTTGATCGCCGCCTTCTTATTTCTTAACGCGCTGCGCAACGCCGGCTCGATGGGCGGCGCCCATTACTATTTCATCCCGGCGCTGGTGATCGCCGTCGTGCTGTCGCGCCGCCGGCTGACGACCGGGCTCGCGATGCTGCTCTTCACGCTGGCCACCGCCGCCCTGCTGCTGATTGAGCGGCGCTATCCCGAATGGGTAGCCGCCCCTGCGAGCCCGAATGAACGGCTGGTTGATATCCTCGTCAGCCTGCTCTTCGTGCAGGTCTTTACAGGCGTGCTGGTCATGCTCCTCGCCAAAAATCTCAACCAGGAGCGCAAAAAGACCGACACTTTGTTGCTGAACATCCTTCCCGAAAGCGTCGCCAGAGAATTGCAGCAAAACGACCGCGTGCAGCCGCTCGATTATGATTGTGCCTCGGTCTTGTTCACAGACTTTGTCGGTTTCACGCAGATTGCCGAAAGCCTGACGCCGCACGAGCTGATCGAAGAACTGGACACCTGCTTTCGTCAATTTGATGAGATCGCCAGCCGTCACCGCCTCGAAAAAATCAAAACCATCGGCGACGCCTACATGGCAGTCGGCGGCATTCCGCAAGCGAACCACACGCACGCGGTTGATTGTGTGCTGGCGGCGCTCGAAATCACCCGCTTCATGGCGAAGCTGCGCGAAACGCGGATGGCGGCTGACGGCGATTACTGGCAACTGCGTCTCGGCATTCATTCGGGGCGGCTGGTGGCGGGCGTCATCGGGCAGCAGAAGTTTGCCTATGACGTCTGGGGCGACACCGTGAACACCGCCAGCCGGTTAGAGTCGTCGGGCGTCGCCGGGCGCGTCAATATTTCGAAAGCGACCTACGAACGGGTGAAAGAGTTCTTTGACTGCGAATACCGCGGCGCGGTTGCGGCAAAGCACAAGGGCGAGATCGAGATGTATTTCGTCAATCGCATCCGGCCTGAGTTATCGCGCGACGAGGCGGGCCAAACCCCTGGCGAAAAATTTTACGCGCTTTATGAACGGATGAAGTCGGGCGAAGCGCCGGCCAAGCGCGAGCCTTCGCGGGCAGAGTAG
- a CDS encoding PIG-L family deacetylase, protein MRRLLLMAMMAALLRANAPAFTAGVPPIASRRPDAVVMLEDERGLVALDQTLRELANPFSAMFVAAAPDDVDEGALAFLRRQRGARVVIVFATRGEGGDSPFVADRGNALGMRRTREALQLARAVGADAFFLNLADFGPSASASETLRAWGRDNALARLVRAIRLTRPDVMLTNAGGQSADGRQQAVARLATDAFDAAANAKMAPEAGSEVWQARRLFRRSSEDDASVTLNLAEMNGARGRSYAALGLIAHQQLVSYGGHQDRLTPDRLTSTYKLALATDDPPTSPGDLLNGLPLPDKVRTGVAPPRVGDLPLLESIGQRDRLVAALSERLLEKRVEGDEAAQRERYGAEFFRVLRFTQTLERALALALGVSLDVSATDAVVVPGEKLTIHATFNNGSSQPLAIAFHAPEQLGFAGANVTLATTEPTQVVAGGALTHEFTYDTKGAPLSLPREAHLFDEEYYPLGTTLPGALPGEPFGHRLLVTAEVAVAQVTIPIAALARFDVAPLVEIATVPFALIKDWETPREVELPVRLRNRTPGALAGALWIVPLAVSDEAYEPLRVAFAREDEEVNVRLRLRLPLLKPPLAPDLLLEFRRDKPAPPESLGAAKIAVKPINFAVAESLRVGILSGPDRSLASALDQLGVAYEEIAAERVGRMAHGNPSDKNLASGCDELKRLDTIIVDHFAYAARPELVGLNDCLLRYARAGGNLVVLAQQAGDFNLLRAPFAPFTLTLSEDRLTAERAPVQLLDSAHPLLTKPNVIAAGDFEGWVTERAAFVPRAWATDYAPLLEAADPGGEASRGTLLVSRTGEGWFVFTTLSLNRQWRAGVPGAYRLLANLVSLPKVGKPQ, encoded by the coding sequence ATGCGACGACTCCTATTGATGGCGATGATGGCGGCGCTCTTGCGGGCGAACGCGCCGGCCTTCACCGCCGGCGTTCCACCCATTGCTTCACGGCGACCCGACGCCGTTGTGATGCTCGAAGATGAGCGCGGCCTGGTGGCGCTCGACCAGACATTGCGCGAGCTGGCGAATCCATTCTCGGCGATGTTCGTCGCCGCCGCCCCCGACGACGTAGACGAAGGCGCACTCGCCTTTTTGCGGCGACAACGCGGCGCGCGTGTCGTCATCGTCTTCGCGACGCGTGGCGAAGGCGGCGATAGCCCTTTTGTCGCTGACCGCGGCAACGCGCTCGGCATGCGTCGCACGCGCGAAGCCTTGCAATTGGCACGCGCCGTTGGCGCCGACGCGTTCTTTCTGAACCTCGCCGATTTCGGGCCGAGCGCATCGGCCAGCGAAACCCTGCGCGCCTGGGGCCGCGACAACGCGCTCGCCCGATTGGTGCGCGCCATCCGTTTGACGCGGCCCGACGTAATGCTGACGAACGCCGGCGGGCAATCCGCCGATGGCCGGCAACAGGCGGTGGCGCGCCTTGCCACGGACGCCTTCGATGCCGCAGCGAACGCGAAGATGGCTCCCGAAGCCGGTTCTGAGGTCTGGCAGGCGCGGCGGCTCTTCCGGCGAAGCAGCGAAGACGACGCCAGCGTCACCCTGAATCTGGCAGAAATGAACGGGGCGCGTGGGCGCTCTTACGCCGCGCTTGGATTGATCGCGCATCAACAGCTCGTTTCTTACGGCGGGCATCAAGACCGGCTGACGCCCGACCGCTTAACCAGCACCTACAAGCTGGCACTCGCCACTGACGACCCGCCAACGTCGCCGGGCGATCTGCTTAACGGTCTTCCCTTGCCCGACAAAGTGCGCACAGGGGTCGCACCGCCGCGCGTCGGCGATCTGCCTTTGCTCGAATCTATCGGCCAACGCGACCGCCTTGTCGCCGCCTTGAGCGAGCGGCTGTTAGAAAAACGGGTTGAAGGCGACGAAGCGGCGCAGCGCGAGCGTTATGGCGCAGAGTTCTTCCGCGTCCTCCGCTTCACACAGACGCTGGAACGCGCGCTGGCGCTGGCGCTCGGCGTGTCGCTCGACGTCAGCGCCACCGACGCGGTCGTCGTTCCCGGAGAGAAGCTGACGATTCATGCAACCTTCAACAACGGCAGCAGCCAACCACTGGCCATCGCTTTTCATGCGCCGGAGCAGTTGGGCTTTGCCGGCGCCAATGTGACGCTGGCGACGACCGAACCGACGCAGGTTGTGGCCGGCGGCGCGCTGACACACGAGTTCACTTACGACACCAAAGGCGCGCCCCTGAGCCTGCCGCGCGAGGCGCACCTGTTCGACGAAGAGTATTACCCGCTGGGCACGACGCTGCCCGGCGCACTGCCCGGCGAGCCGTTCGGCCATCGCCTGTTGGTGACGGCGGAAGTCGCCGTCGCTCAGGTGACGATCCCGATTGCGGCGCTGGCGCGTTTCGATGTCGCGCCGCTGGTCGAGATTGCCACCGTGCCGTTTGCGCTGATCAAGGACTGGGAGACGCCGCGCGAGGTCGAGTTGCCTGTGCGTTTGCGCAATCGCACGCCGGGGGCGCTCGCAGGCGCGCTATGGATTGTGCCGCTGGCCGTGAGTGACGAAGCTTACGAACCGCTGCGCGTGGCGTTCGCCCGCGAAGACGAAGAGGTGAATGTCCGTCTGCGGCTGCGGCTGCCGCTGCTCAAGCCGCCGCTCGCGCCCGACCTCCTGCTCGAATTCCGCCGCGACAAACCGGCACCGCCCGAATCGCTCGGCGCGGCGAAGATTGCCGTGAAGCCGATCAATTTTGCGGTGGCCGAATCGTTGCGCGTCGGCATCCTGAGCGGCCCCGACCGCTCGCTTGCATCGGCGCTCGATCAACTCGGCGTCGCGTACGAAGAAATCGCCGCAGAGCGCGTGGGCCGCATGGCGCACGGCAATCCGTCTGACAAAAACCTGGCGTCGGGCTGCGACGAGCTTAAGCGGCTCGACACGATCATCGTCGATCATTTCGCCTACGCGGCGCGGCCCGAGCTGGTCGGCCTGAATGATTGTCTGTTGCGTTATGCGCGGGCGGGCGGCAACCTCGTCGTCCTCGCACAGCAGGCGGGTGATTTCAATCTATTGCGCGCGCCGTTTGCGCCGTTCACGCTGACGCTCTCTGAAGATCGGCTGACGGCAGAGCGCGCGCCGGTACAGCTGCTCGACAGCGCGCACCCGCTGCTTACGAAACCGAACGTGATTGCGGCGGGAGATTTCGAGGGCTGGGTGACGGAGCGTGCGGCCTTTGTGCCACGCGCCTGGGCGACCGATTACGCGCCGCTGCTTGAGGCCGCTGATCCGGGCGGAGAGGCCAGTCGCGGCACGTTGCTGGTGTCGCGAACCGGCGAAGGCTGGTTCGTCTTTACGACCTTGAGCCTCAATCGTCAGTGGCGAGCCGGGGTGCCTGGCGCCTATCGGCTGCTGGCAAACCTCGTCAGCCTGCCAAAGGTCGGCAAGCCCCAGTGA
- a CDS encoding rod shape-determining protein, translated as MNISLGNLFTEDLAVDLGTVHTFIYGRGRGMVVNEPSLVAIDRVTNQVIAVGTEALEMLGRSPEDVEIAYPMQSGVVADSDLAQEMLKKFVRKARGGRARFSRRIIQSVPSGITSVERFAIHQVVEAVGASRVYLVEKGLAAALGAKLPVAEMNASMVVDIGGATTSIAVIAKAGIVESETLRIGGLDMDRAIASHVRQHHHVLIGERTAERLKMVLGSATDPVEDHKSVVKGQSLSEGGPEVIEVSSAEVHQAIEPVIKQMVEVVRNVLERIPPEVAGDVHDTGMVLTGGLALLAGLDERITRATRLHVAVAESPRQSVARGLIALYDQPLLLRRISRNIELS; from the coding sequence ATGAATATCTCATTAGGTAATCTATTTACGGAAGATTTGGCGGTTGATCTGGGCACCGTCCACACGTTTATTTATGGGCGCGGGCGCGGCATGGTGGTTAACGAGCCGTCGCTGGTCGCCATTGATCGCGTCACCAATCAGGTGATCGCCGTCGGCACCGAGGCGCTGGAAATGCTGGGCCGCTCGCCGGAAGATGTCGAGATCGCTTACCCGATGCAGTCGGGCGTCGTCGCCGATTCCGACCTGGCGCAGGAGATGCTCAAGAAGTTCGTGCGCAAGGCGCGCGGCGGGCGGGCGCGTTTTTCGCGGCGCATCATCCAGAGCGTGCCTTCGGGCATCACCTCGGTCGAACGCTTCGCCATCCATCAGGTCGTCGAAGCGGTCGGCGCCAGCCGCGTTTACTTGGTCGAAAAGGGGCTGGCTGCCGCGCTCGGCGCCAAGTTGCCGGTCGCCGAGATGAACGCGTCGATGGTAGTTGACATCGGTGGCGCGACGACTTCGATTGCGGTGATCGCCAAGGCGGGCATCGTCGAATCCGAGACCCTGCGCATCGGCGGCCTCGACATGGATCGCGCCATCGCCAGCCACGTTCGCCAACACCACCACGTGCTGATCGGCGAGCGCACCGCCGAGCGCTTGAAGATGGTTCTGGGGTCGGCGACCGATCCCGTCGAAGACCACAAGAGCGTCGTCAAAGGCCAGAGCCTCAGCGAGGGCGGCCCCGAGGTCATCGAGGTTTCATCCGCCGAAGTCCATCAAGCCATCGAGCCGGTCATCAAGCAGATGGTCGAAGTCGTCCGCAACGTCCTCGAACGCATTCCGCCGGAGGTCGCCGGCGATGTCCACGACACAGGCATGGTGCTGACCGGCGGCCTTGCGTTGCTGGCCGGCCTGGACGAGCGCATCACCCGCGCCACCCGCCTGCACGTCGCCGTCGCCGAAAGCCCGCGCCAGTCGGTGGCGCGTGGCCTGATCGCGCTCTACGACCAGCCGCTGCTGCTGCGCCGCATCTCCCGCAACATCGAGCTGAGCTGA
- a CDS encoding GWxTD domain-containing protein encodes MKREANLFDRIVGTALMLMLLAGTIPAALTQDKEEKRKQKEPTAKQKAELKSVYKKWLDEDVLYIITDDERKAFKALKTDEERDQFIEQFWLRRDPDPDTPENEYKDQYYERIQYANEHYTSGIAGWRTDRGRIYVTFGKPDEIESHPSGGTYDRPSYEGGGSTSTYPFETWWYRYIEGIGSDIEIEFVDPTGSGEYRIARSPDEKDALLYVPGAGLTLAEQLGMSNKSDRIGGYAGMGGQNRQIFGTRAKDQPFERLQLLSDLQRAPATRFPDLRVKADLPEIASDILPFSVRTDFFRLGNETVATSFTIQFDHTDLAFKNQGGIYSGQINIYAKLTGLSGRSAGSFEDTIQTGRFAEDQLPVAQAQKSIYQKNVALPPGRYKIDVVARDITSGKTGILHHSFEVPRYQEKQLATSSIILAASVESLDNRAIPVGMFIIGRYKVKPYVSSIYKPGMNLAMFLQVYDAEMDQATLQPALKVEYIISKGGQEIVHFTEDGKSKQSIVDLKGQQLVLARSIPIADKLAEPGTYTVTVKVTDLVTNRVVTPTAQFTVSGK; translated from the coding sequence ATGAAGCGTGAGGCGAACCTCTTCGACCGGATCGTCGGCACCGCATTGATGTTAATGCTGCTGGCGGGGACGATCCCCGCGGCGCTGACGCAGGACAAGGAAGAGAAGAGAAAGCAGAAAGAGCCGACCGCTAAACAGAAGGCCGAGCTCAAGAGCGTCTATAAGAAGTGGCTCGACGAAGACGTGCTCTACATCATCACCGATGACGAGCGCAAAGCCTTCAAGGCGCTCAAGACCGACGAGGAGCGCGACCAGTTCATCGAACAGTTCTGGCTGCGCCGCGACCCGGACCCGGACACGCCCGAAAACGAGTACAAAGATCAGTACTACGAGCGCATCCAGTACGCCAACGAGCACTACACTTCGGGCATCGCCGGCTGGCGCACAGACCGCGGGCGCATCTACGTCACCTTCGGCAAACCGGACGAGATTGAATCGCACCCGTCGGGCGGCACCTACGACCGCCCCTCGTATGAAGGCGGCGGCTCGACTTCGACCTACCCGTTTGAAACCTGGTGGTATCGCTACATCGAAGGCATCGGCTCGGACATCGAGATCGAGTTCGTTGACCCGACCGGATCGGGCGAATATCGCATCGCCCGCAGCCCCGACGAAAAAGACGCGTTGCTCTACGTTCCGGGCGCCGGGTTGACGCTTGCCGAACAACTCGGCATGTCGAATAAGAGCGACCGCATCGGCGGCTATGCCGGGATGGGCGGTCAGAACCGCCAGATCTTCGGCACCCGCGCCAAAGATCAACCCTTCGAGCGCCTGCAACTGCTCTCAGATTTGCAGCGCGCCCCGGCGACGCGCTTCCCCGACCTGCGCGTCAAGGCCGACCTGCCGGAGATCGCTTCCGACATTCTGCCGTTCAGCGTGCGCACGGACTTCTTCCGCCTCGGCAACGAGACGGTCGCCACCTCGTTCACCATTCAGTTCGACCACACCGACCTGGCGTTCAAGAACCAGGGCGGCATCTACTCGGGGCAGATCAACATCTACGCCAAGCTGACAGGGCTGTCGGGGCGCAGCGCCGGGTCGTTTGAAGACACGATCCAGACCGGGCGCTTTGCCGAGGATCAGTTGCCGGTGGCGCAGGCGCAGAAATCGATTTATCAAAAGAACGTCGCGCTGCCGCCGGGCCGTTACAAGATTGACGTCGTGGCGCGCGACATCACCAGCGGCAAGACAGGCATCCTGCACCACTCGTTCGAGGTGCCGCGCTATCAGGAGAAGCAGTTGGCAACCAGCAGCATCATCCTCGCCGCTTCGGTCGAATCGCTCGACAACCGCGCCATCCCTGTCGGCATGTTCATCATCGGGCGCTATAAGGTGAAGCCTTATGTCAGCTCGATCTACAAGCCCGGCATGAATCTGGCGATGTTCCTGCAAGTTTATGACGCCGAGATGGATCAGGCGACCTTGCAGCCGGCGCTCAAGGTCGAATACATCATCTCGAAGGGCGGCCAGGAGATCGTCCACTTCACCGAAGATGGCAAGAGTAAACAAAGCATCGTTGACCTCAAGGGCCAGCAGCTGGTGCTGGCGCGGTCAATCCCCATCGCCGATAAACTGGCCGAGCCCGGCACCTATACGGTGACCGTAAAAGTCACCGATCTGGTGACGAATCGCGTGGTCACGCCGACGGCGCAATTCACCGTCTCCGGCAAGTAA